In Nocardioides conyzicola, one genomic interval encodes:
- a CDS encoding PQQ-dependent sugar dehydrogenase codes for MGETHAARVRLAAAVAAASLLLGGAVLLGSQSGRTADAGPPSGALLPDLDQETPSQLVVRRGGDGAWVLGFASAIRNIGDGPMVLEGNRTTGGASEPMPVNQVLAMQDGGRAVVPEVGNLTFVVSPDHRHWHYVGFDRYELRRPGGGEVVVRDRKSGFCLGDRYAVDSRVVTAAAPTAVYTEECGLGDAELTHLVEGISVGYGDKYAANLEYQELDLSGLTDGTYVLVHHVNADGSLHELTYANNAASLLIDLRWRDGAPDVTVLQSCPDTDRCDQQPTVTTVATGLEVPWDLAFMPDGSALITERAGRVRRLTPAGRLDPAPVARVPVSPRGEGGLLGVVVDPEFAKKDFVYLYWTAADSMRLERWRWTGRRLVPDATLVDDIRSGDVHDSGRLGFAPDGRLFLATGDAGKPDLAQDPASLNGKMLALTPEQYRGGGPARPEIVASGLRNSQGFDWQPKSGMLVANDHGPTGFDGPEGYDEVDVIEPGGNYGWPAAIGDDTGGGRFRTPGRIYLDAIAPSGGVFLTGRSAWQGDYVLAALRGQELRRLQFEDGRVVVDEPMLEGTYGRLRTVREAPDGSLYVLTSNRDGRGEPRPGDDRILRVELPQP; via the coding sequence GTGGGTGAGACGCACGCAGCCAGGGTGCGGCTCGCGGCGGCCGTGGCCGCCGCGAGCCTGCTGTTGGGTGGTGCCGTTCTCCTGGGCAGCCAGTCCGGACGCACCGCTGACGCCGGGCCTCCGAGCGGTGCGCTCCTGCCCGACCTGGATCAGGAGACGCCCAGCCAGCTCGTGGTGCGTCGCGGCGGCGACGGCGCGTGGGTGCTCGGGTTCGCATCCGCCATCCGCAACATCGGCGACGGCCCGATGGTCCTCGAGGGCAACCGCACCACGGGTGGCGCGTCGGAACCGATGCCGGTCAACCAGGTGCTCGCCATGCAGGACGGCGGACGGGCGGTCGTCCCCGAGGTCGGCAACCTGACCTTCGTGGTCTCGCCCGACCACCGACACTGGCACTACGTCGGCTTCGACAGGTACGAGCTGCGGCGACCCGGCGGCGGCGAGGTGGTCGTGCGCGACCGCAAGTCGGGCTTCTGCCTCGGCGACCGCTACGCCGTCGACAGCCGCGTCGTGACGGCGGCCGCGCCGACCGCGGTCTACACCGAGGAGTGCGGCCTCGGTGATGCCGAGCTCACGCACCTCGTGGAGGGCATCTCGGTGGGGTACGGCGACAAGTACGCAGCGAACCTCGAGTACCAGGAGCTCGACCTCTCCGGGCTCACCGACGGCACGTACGTCCTGGTGCACCACGTCAACGCCGACGGCTCGCTGCACGAGCTGACCTACGCCAACAATGCAGCCTCGCTCCTCATCGACCTCCGCTGGCGAGACGGAGCGCCCGATGTCACGGTCCTGCAGAGCTGCCCGGACACCGACCGGTGCGACCAGCAGCCGACGGTGACGACCGTCGCCACCGGCCTGGAGGTGCCGTGGGACCTCGCCTTCATGCCCGATGGCTCGGCGCTCATCACCGAACGGGCCGGCCGCGTCCGGCGCCTCACGCCGGCTGGCCGGCTCGACCCGGCGCCGGTCGCGCGGGTGCCGGTCTCACCGCGCGGCGAGGGCGGTCTGCTGGGCGTGGTCGTCGACCCCGAGTTCGCGAAGAAAGACTTCGTCTACCTCTACTGGACCGCGGCCGACTCGATGCGGCTGGAGCGGTGGCGGTGGACGGGTAGGCGGCTCGTGCCCGACGCCACCCTCGTCGACGACATCCGGTCCGGCGACGTCCACGACTCGGGTCGTCTCGGCTTCGCGCCAGACGGGCGGCTCTTCCTTGCCACGGGGGACGCCGGCAAGCCCGATCTCGCGCAGGATCCCGCGTCGCTGAACGGGAAGATGCTCGCGCTGACGCCCGAGCAGTACCGCGGAGGCGGCCCGGCGCGACCCGAGATCGTCGCGAGCGGGCTGCGGAACTCCCAGGGCTTCGACTGGCAGCCGAAGTCGGGGATGCTCGTGGCGAACGACCACGGGCCGACCGGCTTCGACGGGCCGGAGGGCTACGACGAGGTCGACGTGATCGAGCCCGGTGGCAACTACGGGTGGCCCGCCGCGATCGGCGACGACACCGGCGGCGGTCGGTTCCGCACGCCGGGTCGGATCTACCTCGACGCGATCGCGCCGTCCGGAGGCGTCTTCCTCACCGGGCGGTCCGCGTGGCAGGGCGACTACGTGCTGGCCGCGCTGCGTGGCCAGGAGCTGCGTCGTCTCCAGTTCGAGGACGGCCGCGTCGTCGTCGACGAGCCGATGCTCGAAGGCACCTACGGTCGATTGCGCACGGTGAGGGAGGCTCCCGACGGGAGCCTGTACGTGCTGACCAGCAACCGCGACGGGCGCGGCGAGCCGCGCCCGGGCGACGACCGGATCCTCCGCGTGGAGCTCCCGCAGCCATGA
- a CDS encoding response regulator transcription factor: MSHAPNDADRNLRVVVADDDVLLRAGLASLLSRPGFEVVGEAGDAVTLLDLVRERVPDLVLTDIRMPPTQTVEGLDAARTIREELPDVAVLVLSAHVEVEHAMTLLAGGQGIGYLLKTRVVDVDDFLDSARRVARGGSIVDPALVQELVSAQRRDDPLDALSPREREVLALMAEGRSNAGIGQVLWVTPGTVEKHVKSIMHKLDLQEDVADHRRVLAVVAYLQAL; the protein is encoded by the coding sequence ATGTCGCATGCCCCGAACGACGCGGACCGGAACCTCCGGGTCGTCGTCGCCGATGATGACGTCCTGCTGCGGGCCGGACTCGCCAGCCTCCTCAGCAGGCCCGGCTTCGAGGTGGTCGGCGAGGCGGGTGACGCCGTCACCCTGCTCGACCTCGTACGGGAGCGCGTGCCCGACCTGGTGCTCACCGACATCCGGATGCCGCCGACGCAGACGGTCGAGGGCCTGGACGCGGCCCGCACCATCCGTGAGGAGCTGCCCGACGTCGCCGTGCTCGTGCTGTCGGCGCACGTCGAGGTCGAGCACGCGATGACGCTGCTCGCCGGCGGCCAGGGCATCGGCTACCTCCTGAAGACCCGGGTCGTCGATGTCGACGACTTCCTGGACTCCGCACGACGCGTCGCACGAGGCGGGTCGATCGTCGACCCGGCCCTCGTGCAGGAGCTCGTCTCCGCGCAGCGGCGTGACGACCCGTTGGACGCGCTCAGCCCGCGCGAGCGGGAGGTGCTCGCGCTGATGGCCGAGGGCCGCTCGAACGCGGGCATCGGCCAGGTGCTCTGGGTGACGCCCGGCACCGTCGAGAAGCACGTCAAGAGCATCATGCACAAGCTCGACCTCCAGGAGGACGTCGCCGACCACCGCCGGGTGCTCGCCGTCGTCGCCTACCTCCAGGCGCTCTGA
- a CDS encoding response regulator has translation MAISAATATSTRVWDVLRERELTVAGVLATTVKVTAQQALSQAAGDAARTLASVADALPLPAGGSLDWLSGGLVAAAALANAWTFGLAGVVLLLLLPVGGPVWAGLVPVGTTASGLRSCADWARVRVIRNARDEATADDGGVSMSILIVDDSAPFRELARRILARDGFDVVGTASSSAEALSSVAVLHPQVALVDINLGTDSGFDLARRLDAGQPHRPSVVLMSTHSADEFADLIEASPANGFVPKERLSGDAVRLLVADAG, from the coding sequence ATGGCGATCTCAGCGGCGACAGCCACCTCCACCCGGGTGTGGGACGTCCTGCGCGAGCGCGAGCTCACCGTGGCCGGTGTCCTCGCCACGACGGTCAAGGTCACGGCGCAGCAGGCCCTCAGCCAGGCCGCCGGCGACGCCGCGCGGACGCTGGCGTCGGTGGCGGACGCGCTGCCGCTGCCCGCCGGTGGGAGTCTCGACTGGCTGTCCGGCGGGCTGGTCGCCGCAGCGGCCCTCGCGAACGCGTGGACCTTCGGGTTGGCCGGTGTCGTCCTCCTGCTCCTGCTCCCCGTGGGTGGGCCGGTGTGGGCCGGACTCGTCCCCGTCGGTACGACGGCGTCGGGCCTGCGGAGCTGCGCCGACTGGGCGAGAGTTCGGGTTATCCGCAATGCGCGGGACGAGGCGACCGCGGATGATGGAGGTGTGAGCATGAGCATCTTGATCGTCGACGACAGCGCACCCTTCCGCGAGCTGGCCCGGCGGATTCTGGCGAGGGACGGCTTCGACGTCGTGGGAACGGCATCCAGCAGCGCGGAGGCCCTCTCCAGCGTGGCGGTGCTCCACCCGCAGGTCGCGCTCGTCGACATCAACCTCGGCACCGACAGCGGCTTCGATCTCGCCCGCCGACTCGATGCCGGCCAGCCGCACCGCCCCTCGGTCGTGCTGATGTCCACGCACTCGGCGGACGAGTTCGCCGACCTCATCGAGGCGAGCCCCGCGAACGGCTTCGTGCCGAAGGAACGCCTGTCAGGCGACGCCGTCCGTCTCCTGGTCGCCGATGCCGGGTGA
- a CDS encoding histidine kinase: MTRLGTPPPRGVEMTLAFLVGAAWFATTTVLLAKPLPESLAVSLAMIAFDVGLVVVVARVWDIAYAVTIGVASVVALDWYFIPPTHDVELPDARNMLALVSYLLMASLLGELAVRARRLAVRAEVARSALADEQAALRRVATLVARQTAPDEVFAVVTEEVGRHLRADLATMVRYHTDGTATVVAAWSTSGARATPGTRLSLEGDNVAEMVHRTRRPARMDSFEHARGPWAASLRELGVRSSAGSPITVDGTVWGVMVVSSRSDLPVPEGIETRLGEFTELVATAVANAQARTDLISSRSRLVRAADESRRRIERDLHDGVQQRLVGLALNVRLTREMARDGTDITPQLTEVETSLVSAVDELRELSHGIHPAILTEGGLRPALGVLGRRSGVPVELDIGAVGRLAAPVEVGVYYVTSEALTNIAKHAGASVVRVALEVTETDVRLTVADDGVGGADRDRGSGLTGLEDRVHALGGRLEVSSPPGVGTTIVAVLPLPRDESPGIGDQETDGVA, from the coding sequence ATGACCAGGCTGGGCACGCCGCCGCCGAGGGGCGTCGAGATGACGCTCGCCTTCCTGGTCGGCGCGGCCTGGTTCGCGACCACGACGGTGCTGCTCGCGAAGCCCTTGCCCGAGTCGCTCGCGGTGTCCCTTGCGATGATCGCGTTCGATGTCGGCCTCGTCGTCGTGGTCGCCCGGGTCTGGGACATCGCGTACGCCGTGACGATCGGCGTTGCGAGCGTCGTAGCCCTCGACTGGTACTTCATCCCGCCGACCCACGACGTCGAGCTCCCCGACGCACGCAACATGCTCGCGTTGGTGAGCTATCTGCTCATGGCGTCCCTGCTGGGCGAGCTGGCGGTCCGGGCCCGGCGCCTCGCCGTCCGTGCCGAGGTCGCGCGGAGCGCGCTGGCCGACGAGCAGGCCGCGCTGCGCCGGGTGGCGACACTGGTGGCGCGGCAGACCGCTCCGGACGAGGTCTTCGCCGTCGTGACCGAGGAGGTCGGGCGACACCTGCGTGCCGATCTCGCGACGATGGTCCGCTACCACACCGACGGCACGGCGACCGTCGTCGCGGCGTGGTCGACGTCCGGGGCCAGGGCGACGCCGGGGACCCGACTGAGCCTCGAGGGCGACAACGTCGCCGAGATGGTGCACCGCACCCGGCGCCCGGCGCGCATGGACAGCTTCGAGCACGCACGCGGACCGTGGGCGGCCTCGCTGCGTGAGCTCGGTGTGCGCTCCAGTGCGGGAAGCCCGATCACGGTTGACGGGACCGTGTGGGGCGTCATGGTCGTCTCGTCGCGGTCGGACCTACCGGTCCCCGAGGGCATCGAGACGCGTCTCGGGGAGTTCACCGAGCTCGTCGCGACGGCCGTGGCCAACGCGCAGGCGCGCACCGACCTCATCTCCTCCCGGTCCCGGCTTGTGAGGGCTGCCGACGAGTCCCGCCGGCGCATCGAGCGCGACCTGCACGACGGTGTCCAGCAGCGCCTGGTGGGCCTCGCCCTGAACGTGCGTCTCACCCGGGAGATGGCCCGCGACGGCACGGACATCACGCCGCAGCTCACCGAGGTGGAGACGAGCCTGGTCAGCGCGGTGGACGAGCTCCGCGAGCTCTCCCACGGCATCCACCCCGCGATCCTGACGGAGGGCGGTCTCCGACCCGCACTGGGAGTGCTGGGTCGTCGGTCGGGCGTGCCTGTGGAGCTGGACATCGGCGCCGTGGGGCGTCTCGCTGCACCCGTCGAGGTCGGCGTCTACTACGTGACCTCGGAGGCGCTGACCAACATCGCGAAGCACGCTGGGGCGTCGGTGGTCCGGGTCGCGCTCGAGGTGACCGAGACCGACGTACGCCTCACCGTCGCGGACGACGGTGTCGGTGGGGCCGATCGTGACCGAGGGTCGGGACTGACTGGTCTCGAGGACCGCGTGCACGCGCTCGGGGGACGCCTCGAGGTCAGCAGCCCGCCAGGGGTGGGCACCACGATCGTCGCCGTGCTCCCGCTTCCGCGGGACGAGTCACCCGGCATCGGCGACCAGGAGACGGACGGCGTCGCCTGA
- a CDS encoding UPF0182 family protein produces the protein MEDEFSVAEAAEALGTSPQTVRTLLRKGELGGERKPWGSRFVWVVPRQAVDAFLAEHGRLEGRRRAPREVVVRSEAVPEPDPDPAPESAPELVSDSVSDPVSDSVSDPDPTPVHEQLPEPVVEQLPPVERRRRRLPFFLRVRGRATVVVLVVGLPALIAYLYARVIPGALWFEELGQGEVFRRLIEARVDFHLRVMLVAAAVVAVNLFGACHGTRLVRRFAGRLAIVAISLALGNLFASAATSRLSTYLLWRHRQSFGEVDPLHGRDVSFFVFSLPFYLDVAVWLLSLLGVTSVIVLVVYVARGRVGLRPLRVRPEARIHLAGLAAAVLLVVAWRLQLQQYVLELGQPSSKDSHSFAGAGYVDVNVTIPILRALAATALVLAVLCLLAPVVARTRFARAGRLFVLGSVVGFTALGALIGAVAPIIVQRYVVDPNPLVTEKPYLASSLRSTQAALGLDEIDVRSYEPEGTFNAADFADSRQRFSRVPTWDTYILGARMRQLVTEPPYFSPDDPQIDVVRSKGKRQLTAVSARELDLNKVPSEGDTWVSNRLSYTHGLGLIRFSSTDVGDDREPRLLDSGLGVTQPRIYFGNLPRLASDDDAPETQVRLLKPTLDEDVADSQWVVANTRRPEVDIPATQGAAGSSTYHYDGSGGIKLSSSARRAVFALALGSKELLLSEEITPDSRLLLHRDVHDRLKTLAPFIHWDSEAMPLTANGHVVFVVDGYTTSTSYPYAQKVALGHSQVNYARASVVATVDAFDGKVSLYVTDDDEPVLRAWREIFPSLFKPFSSLPDKLRGRLRYPAELFNAQSTAYERYHTTRADVFVSGADTWARPLALSGPIEVAGDVDFDESDEDDLRLTMPPVYIWIPPTSGQGARVVLATYYTPSQGQNLVGSLNGWIDDDGQARLIARGLPRDPVTLGPAQVSRLVFATPRVSNLLGLRNLEIRDLDKSSIDAVLLGRPRIMLLRGGLVQVQNLYEGSRGPGAARLLGVTAYVNGRAGLGPDVESAVRQALNEPPEVELAAPDDPPVVGEWTDLDFRVVNARQEDVTITSATGRVRARLKVASGTGSVRWLPTEPGETRVRISVVGLDGTRTSDVITVEVLGPAPRLQLLDLPTTGEVGKPVRVRFEVANGVTEVAEVSTRAGIVFQRKYEVRDGRGVVAWVPDATGASTLVVRVRGTEGQVVRQKLRIEVGPSTAVMPPTVTITKAPRSATVGEAARFDVRASGCQSVLAQLSDDDGTVLQEWRFACPADAARVVWTPAAPGDFTFTVIARGGGASSQMSVPVTVLEPV, from the coding sequence GTGGAGGACGAGTTCTCCGTAGCCGAAGCGGCGGAGGCTCTCGGGACCAGCCCGCAGACGGTCCGGACGTTGTTGCGCAAGGGGGAGCTCGGCGGCGAGCGGAAGCCGTGGGGCTCCCGTTTCGTGTGGGTGGTGCCGCGTCAGGCGGTGGACGCGTTCCTGGCCGAGCACGGTCGGCTCGAGGGTCGACGCCGCGCGCCCCGGGAGGTGGTCGTCCGCTCGGAAGCCGTTCCGGAACCGGACCCGGACCCCGCCCCGGAGTCGGCTCCTGAGCTCGTTTCCGACTCGGTTTCCGACCCCGTTTCCGACTCGGTTTCCGACCCGGACCCGACGCCCGTCCACGAGCAGCTTCCGGAGCCGGTCGTCGAGCAGCTCCCGCCGGTCGAGCGCCGGCGACGCCGGTTGCCGTTCTTCCTCCGTGTTCGCGGTCGAGCGACCGTGGTCGTGCTGGTGGTCGGTCTCCCGGCGCTCATCGCCTACCTCTACGCCCGGGTGATCCCGGGTGCGCTGTGGTTCGAGGAGCTCGGCCAGGGCGAGGTCTTCCGCCGGTTGATCGAGGCACGGGTCGACTTCCATCTCCGGGTCATGCTGGTGGCCGCCGCCGTCGTCGCCGTCAACCTGTTCGGCGCCTGTCACGGGACGCGCCTCGTGCGGCGGTTCGCGGGCCGGCTCGCGATCGTCGCGATCTCGCTGGCGCTCGGGAACCTGTTCGCGTCGGCGGCGACCAGCCGGCTATCGACGTACCTCCTCTGGCGCCACCGGCAGTCGTTCGGCGAGGTGGATCCGTTGCACGGCCGTGACGTCAGCTTCTTCGTCTTCTCGCTGCCGTTCTACCTCGACGTCGCGGTGTGGCTCCTGTCGCTGCTCGGGGTCACCTCGGTGATCGTGCTCGTCGTCTACGTGGCGCGGGGGCGCGTCGGGCTCCGGCCGTTGCGGGTGCGGCCCGAGGCGCGGATACACCTCGCCGGCCTGGCCGCGGCCGTCCTCCTGGTCGTGGCGTGGCGCCTGCAGCTCCAGCAGTACGTGCTCGAGCTCGGGCAGCCCTCGTCGAAGGACAGCCACTCGTTCGCCGGCGCCGGCTACGTCGACGTCAACGTCACGATCCCGATCCTGCGTGCGTTGGCCGCCACCGCGCTGGTCCTCGCCGTCCTCTGCCTCCTGGCACCGGTGGTGGCTCGGACCCGGTTCGCCCGTGCCGGTCGGCTGTTCGTGCTCGGCTCCGTCGTCGGGTTCACGGCCCTGGGGGCACTGATCGGGGCCGTCGCACCGATCATCGTGCAGCGCTACGTCGTCGACCCGAACCCGTTGGTCACCGAGAAGCCCTACCTGGCGAGCTCCCTCCGGAGCACCCAGGCCGCCCTGGGGCTCGACGAGATCGACGTCCGGTCCTACGAGCCCGAGGGCACCTTCAACGCCGCCGACTTCGCCGACTCACGGCAGCGCTTCTCCCGGGTGCCGACCTGGGACACCTACATCCTGGGTGCCCGGATGCGTCAGCTCGTCACGGAGCCGCCGTACTTCAGCCCGGACGACCCGCAGATCGACGTCGTGAGGTCGAAGGGCAAGCGACAGCTGACCGCGGTGAGTGCGCGCGAGCTCGACCTCAACAAGGTGCCCAGCGAGGGGGACACCTGGGTCAGCAACCGGCTGTCCTACACGCACGGGCTGGGGCTGATCCGCTTCTCCAGCACCGACGTCGGCGACGACCGGGAGCCGCGCCTCCTCGACTCCGGGCTCGGTGTCACCCAGCCCCGCATCTACTTCGGCAACCTGCCCCGGCTCGCGTCCGACGACGACGCGCCCGAGACACAGGTCCGGCTGCTGAAGCCGACCCTCGACGAGGACGTCGCCGACTCCCAGTGGGTCGTCGCCAACACCCGCCGGCCGGAGGTCGACATCCCCGCGACCCAGGGCGCTGCCGGCAGCTCGACCTACCACTACGACGGCTCTGGCGGCATCAAGCTGTCCAGCTCTGCTCGTCGCGCTGTGTTCGCCCTCGCGCTCGGCAGCAAGGAGCTGCTGCTGTCCGAGGAGATCACGCCCGACTCGCGGCTGCTGCTGCACCGGGACGTGCACGACCGGCTCAAGACCCTCGCACCTTTCATCCACTGGGACTCCGAGGCCATGCCGCTGACCGCGAACGGACACGTCGTCTTCGTCGTCGACGGCTACACCACCAGCACCAGCTATCCCTATGCCCAGAAGGTCGCCCTGGGTCACAGCCAGGTCAACTACGCACGTGCCTCGGTGGTCGCCACGGTCGACGCTTTCGACGGCAAGGTGTCGCTGTACGTGACCGACGACGACGAGCCGGTGCTGCGGGCGTGGCGGGAGATCTTCCCGAGCCTCTTCAAGCCGTTCTCCTCGCTGCCCGACAAGCTGCGCGGCCGGCTGCGCTACCCGGCGGAGCTCTTCAACGCGCAGTCGACGGCGTACGAGCGCTACCACACCACGCGCGCTGACGTCTTCGTCAGCGGGGCCGACACGTGGGCCCGTCCGCTGGCCCTGTCCGGCCCGATCGAGGTCGCGGGCGACGTCGACTTCGACGAGTCCGACGAGGACGACCTGCGGCTCACCATGCCGCCCGTCTACATCTGGATCCCGCCCACGAGTGGCCAAGGGGCCCGGGTGGTGCTGGCGACGTACTACACGCCGAGCCAGGGGCAGAACCTGGTCGGCTCGCTCAACGGATGGATCGACGACGACGGTCAAGCGCGGCTGATCGCACGGGGTCTGCCACGCGACCCGGTCACGCTCGGCCCGGCCCAGGTCAGTCGGCTCGTGTTCGCCACGCCGCGGGTGAGCAACCTGCTGGGCCTGCGCAACCTCGAGATCCGCGACCTCGACAAGTCGTCCATCGACGCCGTGCTGCTCGGCCGTCCTCGGATCATGCTCCTCCGGGGCGGGCTGGTGCAGGTGCAGAACCTCTACGAGGGATCGCGTGGCCCGGGAGCCGCACGGCTGCTCGGGGTCACGGCGTACGTCAACGGACGGGCGGGTCTCGGCCCCGATGTCGAGAGCGCCGTCCGGCAGGCGCTCAACGAGCCGCCGGAGGTCGAGCTCGCCGCCCCGGACGATCCACCGGTCGTGGGGGAGTGGACCGACCTCGACTTCCGGGTCGTCAACGCCCGTCAAGAGGACGTGACGATCACCTCGGCGACCGGGCGGGTCCGGGCGAGGCTGAAGGTGGCGTCGGGCACCGGCTCGGTGCGCTGGCTGCCGACCGAGCCGGGCGAGACGCGCGTCCGGATCTCGGTCGTCGGGCTCGACGGCACCCGCACCTCCGACGTCATCACGGTCGAGGTGCTCGGGCCGGCGCCGCGCCTGCAGCTCCTCGACCTGCCGACGACAGGCGAGGTCGGCAAGCCGGTGCGGGTGCGGTTCGAGGTCGCGAACGGCGTGACCGAGGTCGCCGAGGTCTCGACGCGCGCGGGCATCGTGTTCCAGCGGAAGTACGAGGTGCGCGACGGGCGTGGCGTCGTCGCCTGGGTGCCGGACGCGACCGGGGCCTCGACGCTGGTCGTCCGGGTGCGCGGCACGGAGGGACAGGTCGTGCGCCAGAAGCTCCGCATCGAGGTCGGGCCGAGCACGGCGGTGATGCCGCCGACCGTCACGATCACGAAGGCCCCGCGGAGCGCGACGGTCGGAGAGGCGGCGCGCTTCGATGTCCGCGCCAGCGGTTGCCAGAGCGTGCTCGCGCAGCTCTCCGACGACGACGGGACGGTCCTCCAGGAATGGCGGTTCGCGTGTCCCGCCGACGCCGCCCGAGTTGTCTGGACGCCGGCGGCGCCTGGTGACTTCACCTTCACGGTGATCGCCCGCGGCGGCGGAGCCTCCAGCCAGATGTCGGTCCCCGTGACCGTGCTGGAGCCGGTGTGA
- a CDS encoding polysaccharide pyruvyl transferase family protein, giving the protein MLNDGRVPVRWWADADNFGDLLSPWLISKMTGRETTFFDRSRPHYVAVGSILYRANRHSIVWGAGSFGVEEAARLDREATYTAVRGPLSRARLVTAGIECPEVYGDPALLAPAYFAPDVPKQYEYGIVARWLERRWHDAEIGPGVRLIHLETTDVEGVIEAMLSCRRIVTGSLHGLVIADAYGIPSAWVLHRTAYGGMFKFFDYFATVDKLRTAQRLDLSTPVTTQRLRDELTFDARPISFDYRALLDACPFLDRVPDESGRRGPLGSVADRSPRGQHSSVN; this is encoded by the coding sequence GTGCTGAACGACGGTCGGGTCCCCGTCCGTTGGTGGGCCGATGCCGACAACTTCGGAGATCTCCTGTCGCCCTGGCTGATCTCCAAGATGACGGGCCGCGAGACCACCTTCTTCGATCGCTCCCGGCCGCACTACGTCGCGGTGGGGTCGATCCTGTACCGGGCGAACCGGCACTCGATCGTGTGGGGAGCAGGTTCCTTCGGCGTCGAGGAGGCAGCACGCCTCGACAGAGAGGCGACCTACACCGCGGTGCGGGGCCCCCTGTCGCGGGCAAGGCTGGTCACGGCCGGGATCGAGTGCCCGGAGGTGTACGGCGACCCCGCGCTCCTGGCGCCGGCGTACTTCGCGCCCGACGTGCCGAAGCAGTACGAGTACGGGATCGTGGCCCGCTGGTTGGAGCGACGGTGGCACGACGCGGAGATCGGGCCAGGGGTCCGGCTGATCCACCTGGAGACCACCGATGTCGAGGGCGTGATCGAGGCCATGCTGTCGTGCCGGCGGATCGTCACCGGATCCCTGCACGGGCTGGTCATCGCAGACGCCTACGGGATCCCCAGTGCCTGGGTGCTGCACCGCACGGCATATGGAGGGATGTTCAAGTTCTTCGACTACTTCGCCACGGTGGACAAGCTGCGCACCGCACAGCGTCTGGACCTGTCCACTCCCGTGACGACGCAACGGTTGCGCGATGAGCTGACGTTCGATGCCCGTCCCATCTCCTTCGACTACCGCGCCCTGCTGGACGCATGCCCCTTCCTCGATCGAGTTCCCGACGAGAGCGGTCGCCGAGGACCGCTCGGTTCGGTGGCCGATCGCTCCCCACGGGGGCAGCATTCGTCAGTCAACTGA